The Acinetobacter pittii genome contains a region encoding:
- the pitA gene encoding inorganic phosphate transporter has product MNSNLPPVSDSKLAANLQVKSTNVHVPTPKFFMPVFLTIIVATLIYIGFQVSADLAHVPPLSLYSVILLSTALLIALGFEFVNGFHDTANAVATVIYTNALPAPVAVMWAGFCNFLGVMVASGAVAYGIIALLPVELIMNMGSGAGFAMVFALLIAAILWNLGTWFLGIPASSSHTLIGSILGVGIMNHLLSASTGVTTSGVDMDQVIKVGKALLFSPLIGFAFAAIVFLLVKTIFKRQLELFQPPEGNKPPPAIIRAILIFTCTGVSFAHGSNDGQKGMGLIMLILVGLVPLAYSLNKNLDTQQVQSFHQLSSQTAVFLNQNQPELTDEKARVILTKYIQTKQQTPEVVPALASMTDHLGERVSSYNNLKDIPEAAISEIRNDMYLSTTTFKRLDKADALPKMDQSQQKLVKEYRSSLDSFLQYIPTWVKVAVALALGLGTMVGWKRIVVTVGERIGKHHMTYGQGMSAELVAMSTIAAADGLGMPVSTTHVLNSAVAGTMVANKSGLNFNTVKTILSAWVFTLPATICLSGGLYWLFLQFV; this is encoded by the coding sequence ATGAATTCTAATCTACCCCCTGTTTCGGATTCAAAACTTGCGGCAAACCTGCAAGTCAAATCGACGAATGTACATGTCCCGACACCTAAGTTTTTTATGCCGGTGTTTCTGACGATTATTGTTGCAACACTTATTTATATCGGATTTCAGGTGAGTGCTGATTTAGCACATGTACCACCTTTAAGCCTTTATTCAGTTATTCTTTTATCTACTGCACTCTTGATTGCTTTAGGCTTTGAGTTTGTAAATGGCTTCCACGATACTGCAAATGCAGTGGCAACAGTAATTTACACCAATGCTTTACCGGCACCGGTTGCAGTCATGTGGGCTGGTTTTTGTAATTTTCTTGGGGTAATGGTTGCAAGCGGCGCAGTCGCTTACGGCATTATTGCATTGTTGCCTGTTGAACTGATTATGAATATGGGCAGTGGTGCGGGTTTCGCAATGGTTTTTGCGCTTCTTATTGCTGCGATTCTATGGAACTTAGGTACATGGTTCTTGGGTATTCCTGCTTCTAGCTCTCATACCTTGATTGGTTCAATCTTGGGTGTGGGCATTATGAACCATCTATTGAGTGCATCGACTGGCGTAACGACCAGTGGTGTTGATATGGATCAGGTGATTAAAGTTGGTAAGGCATTATTATTTTCACCTTTAATTGGTTTCGCTTTTGCAGCGATTGTATTCTTGTTGGTTAAAACTATTTTTAAACGCCAATTAGAATTATTCCAGCCACCTGAAGGTAATAAACCACCACCAGCAATTATTCGTGCAATTTTGATCTTTACCTGTACAGGTGTAAGTTTTGCACATGGTTCTAATGACGGTCAAAAGGGTATGGGACTCATCATGCTGATTTTGGTTGGACTAGTGCCGTTGGCTTATTCATTAAATAAAAACCTCGATACACAACAAGTTCAATCTTTCCATCAGCTGTCTTCTCAAACTGCCGTATTTTTGAATCAAAATCAGCCTGAATTAACCGATGAAAAAGCACGTGTTATTCTGACTAAGTATATTCAAACCAAACAGCAAACTCCTGAAGTTGTGCCTGCATTGGCAAGTATGACTGACCACTTGGGTGAGCGAGTTTCTAGCTATAACAACTTAAAAGATATTCCTGAAGCTGCTATTAGCGAAATTCGTAATGACATGTATTTGAGTACAACCACGTTTAAGCGTTTGGATAAAGCAGATGCTTTACCAAAAATGGATCAATCACAGCAAAAACTCGTGAAAGAATACCGTAGTAGCTTAGATTCATTCTTACAATACATCCCGACTTGGGTAAAAGTGGCGGTAGCTTTAGCACTTGGCCTTGGCACAATGGTGGGTTGGAAACGTATTGTTGTGACTGTGGGTGAGCGTATTGGTAAGCATCACATGACTTATGGTCAAGGGATGTCTGCTGAGCTTGTCGCGATGAGTACAATTGCAGCTGCCGATGGTTTAGGTATGCCAGTTTCAACAACACACGTTTTAAACAGTGCTGTTGCGGGTACGATGGTCGCGAATAAATCAGGCTTAAACTTTAATACCGTGAAGACAATTCTCTCTGCATGGGTATTTACTCTTCCTGCAACAATCTGCTTGTCAGGTGGTTTGTACTGGTTATTCTTACAGTTTGTATAA
- the dsdA gene encoding D-serine ammonia-lyase: protein MNAVQIHQLKQQFPLIETLQAYQETFWFTPHRYPLKEALEKVGLTAEDVSEAEARLARFAPYLAKVFPETQTQQGKIESDIVEIAHMQQALSSAKQLQLNGKFWLKKDSHLPISGSIKARGGIYEVLTHAEKLATQAGLLKPEDDYSKLDQDSFRAFFSKYQIAVGSTGNLGLSIGIMSAKLGFRVTVHMSADARQWKKDKLRSLGVNVVEYASDYGVAVEEGRKAAEQDPHCFFIDDENSTTLFLGYAVAGIRLKQQFEQKQIKVDAEHPLFVYLPCGVGGGPGGVSFGLKLAFGEHVHCIFAEPTHSPCMLLGVHTGLHDQISVNDIGIDNVTAADGLAVGRASGFVGRAMQQLIDGYYTIHDERLYELIALLNQTENIQLEPSAVAGMMGPYYVQTSPDYLALHQLSAEQLQQANHVIWATGGGMVPPDEMQKYLSHFQGK from the coding sequence ATGAATGCGGTTCAAATACATCAGCTAAAACAACAATTTCCACTTATTGAAACACTTCAAGCCTATCAAGAAACATTTTGGTTTACACCTCATCGCTATCCTTTAAAAGAAGCTTTAGAAAAAGTTGGACTAACTGCTGAGGACGTAAGTGAAGCAGAAGCAAGACTAGCGCGTTTCGCACCTTATTTGGCAAAAGTATTTCCTGAAACTCAAACACAACAGGGAAAAATTGAATCAGATATCGTCGAAATTGCTCATATGCAACAAGCACTTTCTTCAGCGAAACAATTACAACTTAATGGAAAATTCTGGCTGAAAAAAGATAGTCATCTACCAATTTCAGGCTCCATCAAAGCACGTGGTGGCATTTATGAAGTACTTACACATGCTGAAAAACTTGCCACGCAGGCAGGATTACTCAAACCAGAAGATGATTATAGTAAATTAGATCAAGATTCATTTAGGGCATTCTTTTCTAAGTATCAAATTGCAGTAGGTTCTACAGGCAACCTTGGGCTTTCTATTGGCATTATGAGCGCCAAACTCGGCTTTAGAGTCACTGTTCACATGTCGGCTGATGCTAGACAATGGAAAAAAGACAAACTACGTTCACTGGGTGTGAATGTTGTGGAATATGCCAGTGATTACGGAGTAGCTGTTGAAGAGGGACGTAAAGCCGCAGAGCAAGATCCCCATTGTTTTTTCATTGATGATGAAAACTCAACAACATTATTTTTAGGTTATGCAGTTGCAGGAATACGCTTAAAACAGCAATTTGAGCAAAAACAGATTAAAGTCGATGCTGAACACCCATTATTTGTTTATTTACCGTGTGGCGTCGGTGGTGGGCCTGGTGGGGTGAGTTTTGGTCTAAAACTGGCTTTTGGTGAGCATGTACACTGTATTTTTGCAGAACCAACACATTCGCCATGTATGTTACTTGGTGTCCACACAGGTTTGCATGATCAGATTTCAGTCAATGATATTGGTATTGATAACGTTACTGCGGCAGACGGGCTTGCGGTAGGACGTGCTTCAGGTTTTGTCGGGCGTGCTATGCAACAATTAATCGATGGCTACTACACCATTCACGATGAACGTTTATATGAGCTTATTGCGCTTTTAAATCAAACTGAGAATATTCAGCTTGAGCCTTCTGCGGTAGCAGGCATGATGGGGCCATATTATGTTCAGACGAGTCCTGATTACTTGGCTTTGCATCAATTGTCAGCTGAGCAGTTGCAGCAGGCAAATCATGTAATATGGGCTACCGGGGGGGGTA